One genomic window of Pseudomonadales bacterium includes the following:
- a CDS encoding BtrH N-terminal domain-containing protein: MSTFMHQQSAHCESGVMSALLTHHGLPMSEPMAFGLASAASFALIPLVKISGLPLIAYRMPPRSIIRGVQKTTGARLDFSTFNNAERGMDALDAALDAGKIVGLQTSVFWLPYFPEGMRFHFNAHNIVVYGREGNDYLISDPVFEMPVRCDRASLMKARFAKGALAAKGLQYWVTHTPEVVDYQKAIPVAIKRNVRVMTGAPLPFVGVRGIRYMGKQLLKLERDAAKREQYLPLYLGHIVRMQEEIGTGGAGFRFIYAAFLREASRLLESAPLKEAAAAMTEAGDHWRLFALRASKMCKGREMMDVALLNELLNGCADREAQAWHLLARYSR; encoded by the coding sequence ATGAGTACATTTATGCATCAGCAATCAGCACATTGCGAAAGCGGCGTGATGTCGGCACTGCTCACGCATCACGGCTTGCCGATGAGTGAGCCGATGGCCTTTGGCTTGGCGTCTGCTGCGAGTTTTGCGCTAATTCCCTTGGTGAAAATTTCAGGTCTGCCATTGATTGCCTACCGTATGCCACCGCGCAGCATTATTCGCGGTGTGCAAAAAACAACGGGTGCGCGCTTAGATTTTTCAACCTTTAACAACGCTGAACGCGGTATGGATGCATTGGATGCCGCTTTGGATGCAGGAAAAATTGTCGGTCTGCAAACTTCGGTTTTTTGGTTGCCGTATTTTCCAGAAGGTATGCGTTTTCATTTCAATGCGCACAATATTGTGGTCTACGGCCGTGAAGGTAATGACTATTTAATCAGTGATCCCGTGTTTGAAATGCCAGTGCGCTGCGATCGTGCATCGTTAATGAAAGCGCGTTTCGCTAAAGGTGCATTGGCGGCAAAAGGTTTGCAGTATTGGGTAACGCACACACCAGAGGTGGTGGATTATCAAAAAGCGATTCCTGTGGCGATCAAACGCAATGTGCGCGTGATGACAGGCGCACCGCTGCCTTTTGTGGGTGTGCGCGGTATTCGCTACATGGGCAAACAGTTATTGAAATTGGAACGCGATGCAGCAAAACGAGAACAATACTTGCCGCTGTATCTTGGCCATATCGTGCGTATGCAAGAAGAAATCGGCACCGGCGGTGCAGGTTTTCGTTTTATTTATGCCGCTTTTTTGCGCGAAGCATCGCGTTTATTGGAGAGTGCACCGTTAAAAGAAGCGGCAGCAGCGATGACAGAAGCGGGCGATCACTGGCGTTTGTTTGCACTGCGCGCGAGCAAAATGTGCAAAGGACGCGAGATGATGGATGTGGCGTTGCTCAACGAATTATTGAATGGCTGTGCTGATCGTGAAGCGCAAGCGTGGCATCTTTTGGCGCGATACAGCCGCTAA
- a CDS encoding MMPL family transporter, with protein MSVEQHTQKSWWLRLWLATLVALSCFALFGMVSDVWPGLPVRSNIMELLPNLRDDAVLRDALQRNNRAFSQKLLILVGDTDDKKTDAAAARVIDSIQQQDFFSAPMTGVALDQAQAIGKFYYPWRAGLLSTQQRQWIENNNFSAIEKQLTETLYSPISGINSTLLSNDPLLIFYAFMRGLSPAQGNMQSVNGHLQVRGTDKNYRVIIVDIKPDVFDMSLHPRYSAWREQLQQSLQQQFPQSELLLMGAVQHAVWGASSAKREVAIVGNGSLLGIILLIVIVFRGARALFSTLLPLGAGVFAGLVATLLCFREIHLITLVFGSSVIGVAMDYSLHYLTEHYKDSDKLSSRQCMQRVFTGITMAMITSAIAYAAIGFAPFPVLRQIAVFSCAGLFMAWFTVVSLYPSLMPTALFSHPRYLQWSEKTDHFLRHLFDGKFRRSVLFLAALAMIPSILNIQANDDLHLLQAPEPSIATMEKRVQALAGLQPSTQFFLIEGATQEQLLQRSEQLESWLAKEQPKATADVLTHYLPSQQRQQENFLAQKKLFTEFATQWQNTVGLSDDVINKAAVAFQQTPTAWLNADSINYSPLANTVEHFQLHQTERGWIATAFVRNSHDITALKNYANTHDGVHWMDPVSDISQLFKHYREQTGWMMLIAYALIAALLCWRYRFSQAWRVMLAPALAAWFTLGLLGYAGVALNLFHVLALLLVLGVGIDYSIFFAESDTHRDTTMLAVLLSTATTLLSFGLLALSQTAAISSFGIVISIGLVCSLLFSPLAQHQHFQPNN; from the coding sequence ATGAGTGTTGAGCAACACACTCAAAAATCTTGGTGGCTACGCCTCTGGTTAGCCACACTGGTTGCGCTGAGTTGCTTTGCGCTGTTTGGCATGGTGAGTGATGTTTGGCCCGGCCTGCCAGTGCGTAGCAACATCATGGAATTGCTGCCCAATTTGCGCGATGACGCGGTACTGCGCGATGCACTGCAACGCAACAATCGCGCTTTCAGCCAAAAACTATTAATTTTAGTCGGCGATACCGACGACAAAAAAACCGACGCCGCTGCAGCGCGTGTTATCGACAGCATTCAACAACAAGATTTTTTTTCTGCACCCATGACGGGCGTTGCTCTCGATCAAGCGCAGGCGATAGGCAAGTTTTATTATCCGTGGCGCGCAGGCTTGCTCAGCACACAACAACGACAGTGGATTGAGAACAACAATTTTTCTGCCATCGAAAAACAATTAACCGAAACACTTTACAGCCCAATCAGCGGCATCAATAGCACTCTACTCAGCAATGATCCACTGCTAATTTTCTATGCTTTCATGCGCGGCTTATCGCCTGCGCAAGGCAACATGCAAAGCGTCAACGGTCACTTGCAAGTGCGCGGTACAGATAAAAACTACCGTGTGATTATTGTCGATATCAAACCCGATGTGTTTGATATGTCACTGCATCCGCGTTACAGCGCTTGGCGCGAACAATTACAGCAATCGTTGCAACAGCAATTTCCACAATCAGAATTATTATTGATGGGCGCAGTGCAGCACGCAGTATGGGGTGCAAGCAGCGCCAAACGCGAAGTGGCTATTGTCGGCAACGGCTCTTTGCTGGGCATTATTTTATTGATCGTGATTGTGTTTCGCGGTGCACGCGCATTATTTTCTACGCTACTGCCACTCGGTGCCGGTGTCTTTGCAGGTCTAGTTGCCACACTGTTGTGCTTCCGTGAAATTCACCTCATCACGCTCGTATTTGGTAGCAGCGTCATCGGTGTGGCGATGGATTACAGCCTGCACTATCTCACCGAGCACTACAAAGACAGCGACAAACTCAGCAGCCGCCAATGTATGCAGCGCGTTTTTACCGGCATCACCATGGCGATGATTACCAGTGCCATTGCCTACGCCGCGATAGGTTTTGCGCCGTTTCCCGTACTGCGCCAGATTGCGGTTTTTTCCTGTGCTGGCTTGTTCATGGCATGGTTCACGGTTGTCAGTTTGTATCCCAGCTTGATGCCCACCGCATTATTTTCCCATCCGCGTTATTTGCAATGGAGCGAAAAAACCGATCATTTTTTACGGCACTTGTTTGATGGTAAATTTCGGCGCAGCGTTTTATTCCTTGCTGCGCTGGCGATGATTCCTAGCATCCTCAACATTCAAGCCAATGACGATTTGCATCTATTACAAGCTCCAGAGCCCAGCATTGCCACGATGGAAAAACGCGTACAAGCTTTGGCCGGATTACAACCCAGCACGCAGTTTTTTCTGATTGAAGGTGCGACACAAGAACAGCTTTTGCAACGCAGCGAACAACTGGAAAGCTGGCTCGCTAAAGAACAACCCAAAGCCACAGCGGATGTATTGACGCACTACCTCCCTTCGCAACAACGCCAACAGGAAAACTTTTTAGCACAGAAAAAACTATTCACCGAATTTGCAACACAGTGGCAAAATACCGTGGGCTTATCAGATGATGTTATCAATAAAGCAGCAGTGGCATTTCAACAAACACCAACCGCTTGGTTAAACGCTGACAGCATCAATTATTCACCGCTCGCTAACACAGTCGAGCATTTTCAACTGCATCAAACCGAGAGAGGCTGGATTGCCACAGCGTTTGTACGCAACAGCCACGACATTACTGCATTGAAAAATTACGCAAACACACACGACGGAGTGCATTGGATGGATCCCGTCAGTGATATTTCTCAACTATTCAAACATTACCGCGAACAAACGGGATGGATGATGTTGATTGCCTACGCGCTGATCGCCGCTTTGTTGTGCTGGCGTTACCGTTTTTCACAAGCATGGCGCGTGATGTTGGCACCTGCTTTGGCGGCGTGGTTCACTTTAGGATTGCTCGGTTACGCCGGTGTCGCGCTCAACTTATTTCATGTGCTGGCGCTGTTATTGGTATTAGGTGTCGGCATCGACTACAGTATTTTCTTTGCCGAAAGTGATACGCATCGCGACACCACGATGCTCGCCGTGTTGTTATCCACAGCAACCACTTTATTGTCTTTTGGTTTATTGGCACTCAGCCAAACCGCTGCCATCAGTTCTTTCGGCATCGTGATCAGTATTGGTTTAGTGTGCTCGCTGTTGTTTTCACCATTGGCGCAGCATCAACATTTTCAGCCAAACAATTAG
- a CDS encoding beta-ketoacyl-ACP synthase III has product MTHTAYITATAAFLPNEAVGNDEMERLLGQVGAKPSRARRTILRSNGISSRHYAIDPATLQFTHSNAQLAAEAVRGLPLQQNTIDCLACGTSIADQLMPGHASMVQGELRLPACDVASTSGVCVAGMTALRYAVNTVRSGDSVCAVATGSELSSARMRAENFSAEIDSQIEALEKQPELAFEKDFLRWMLSDGAGAVLVENQPAAQGISLRVDWLDVLSYAGEMETCMYAGAEKNVDGALQGWQQFSAQQRDQQSVMAVKQDVKLLNEQVIHYTVEKPLQALIKKHGLAAENIDYFLPHYSSQFFRDKVQAGLQRVGLDIPVARWFTNLTTCGNTGSASIYIMLNALFRSGRLQKGERLLCYVPESGRFSTAFMHLTVV; this is encoded by the coding sequence ATGACACACACAGCCTACATCACGGCAACGGCTGCTTTTTTACCAAACGAAGCGGTTGGCAATGACGAGATGGAACGCCTGTTGGGGCAGGTCGGTGCAAAACCTTCACGCGCGCGGCGTACCATTTTGCGCAGTAATGGCATTAGCAGTCGCCACTACGCCATTGATCCAGCGACTTTACAATTTACGCACAGCAATGCGCAATTAGCGGCAGAAGCGGTGCGCGGTTTGCCGCTGCAACAAAACACGATTGATTGTTTGGCTTGCGGAACATCGATTGCCGATCAGTTGATGCCAGGGCACGCCAGCATGGTGCAAGGCGAGTTGCGTTTGCCCGCTTGCGATGTGGCGAGCACTAGCGGCGTTTGCGTGGCGGGCATGACGGCGCTGCGTTATGCGGTGAATACAGTGCGGAGTGGTGACAGTGTGTGCGCCGTGGCAACGGGTTCAGAATTGTCTTCGGCGCGTATGCGCGCAGAAAATTTTTCTGCTGAAATCGACAGTCAAATTGAAGCATTAGAAAAACAGCCAGAGTTGGCGTTTGAAAAAGATTTTTTGCGCTGGATGCTCTCAGACGGTGCGGGAGCCGTGCTGGTGGAGAATCAACCAGCAGCGCAAGGCATTTCGCTGCGCGTGGATTGGCTGGATGTGTTGTCTTACGCGGGGGAGATGGAAACTTGTATGTATGCCGGCGCAGAAAAAAATGTAGACGGTGCGTTGCAAGGTTGGCAGCAGTTTTCGGCACAGCAGCGTGATCAGCAATCGGTGATGGCAGTCAAACAGGATGTGAAGCTGCTCAACGAGCAGGTGATTCACTACACCGTGGAAAAGCCCTTGCAAGCCTTGATCAAAAAACACGGTTTGGCGGCAGAAAATATTGATTATTTTTTGCCGCATTACTCGTCGCAGTTTTTTCGCGACAAAGTGCAGGCTGGCTTGCAGCGCGTGGGTTTGGATATTCCTGTTGCGCGTTGGTTTACCAATCTCACTACTTGCGGCAACACCGGTTCGGCGTCGATCTACATCATGTTGAATGCATTATTTCGCAGTGGTCGTTTACAAAAAGGCGAACGCTTACTGTGTTATGTGCCAGAGAGCGGGCGTTTTTCCACCGCATTTATGCATTTGACGGTGGTGTGA